One part of the Streptomyces ferrugineus genome encodes these proteins:
- a CDS encoding lysophospholipid acyltransferase family protein, translated as MSRFALIKAVLGPIMRLMFRPQVEGAEHIPGDGPVILAGNHLTFIDSMILPLVCDRQVFFIGKDEYVTGKGFKGRAMAWFFTGVGMIPVDRDGGRGGVAALMTGRRILEEGKVFGIYPEGTRSPDGRLYRGRTGIARLTLMTGAPVVPFAMIGTDKIQPGGAGMPRPRKVTVRFGEAMEFSRYEGMDRDRYVLRAVTDSVMAEVMQLSGQEYVDMYASKAKEAA; from the coding sequence TTGTCCCGCTTCGCGCTCATCAAGGCAGTGCTCGGACCGATCATGCGCCTGATGTTCCGCCCGCAGGTGGAGGGCGCTGAGCACATCCCGGGCGACGGCCCGGTCATCCTGGCCGGCAACCACCTCACGTTCATCGACTCGATGATCCTGCCGCTGGTCTGCGACCGGCAGGTCTTCTTCATCGGCAAGGACGAGTACGTCACCGGCAAGGGCTTCAAGGGCCGTGCGATGGCCTGGTTCTTCACGGGCGTCGGCATGATCCCGGTGGACCGGGACGGCGGCCGGGGCGGGGTGGCGGCGCTGATGACCGGGCGCCGGATCCTGGAGGAGGGCAAGGTCTTCGGCATCTACCCCGAGGGCACCCGCTCCCCCGACGGACGGCTGTACCGGGGCCGTACCGGCATCGCTCGTCTGACGCTGATGACCGGGGCGCCGGTCGTGCCCTTCGCCATGATCGGCACGGACAAGATCCAGCCGGGCGGGGCGGGCATGCCGCGGCCGCGCAAGGTGACGGTGCGGTTCGGTGAGGCGATGGAGTTCTCCCGGTACGAGGGGATGGACCGGGACCGCTACGTGCTGCGGGCGGTGACCGACTCGGTGATGGCCGAGGTCATGCAGCTGTCGGGGCAGGAGTACGTGGACATGTACGCGAGCAAGGCCAAGGAAGCGGCGTAG
- a CDS encoding glycerophosphodiester phosphodiesterase, translated as MGTQENEQTAGTGRRMLLGAAVLGAGSAVLGLSGTARAAETRHGGGGMKSLPKPTIIGHRGASGYRPEHTLGSYQLALDMGADIVEAGDLVPTKDGHLVCRHEPEIGGTTDVADHPEFADRKTTKVLDGVSVTGWFTEDFTLAELKTLRAVERIPANRPHNTLYDGRWEIPTFEEVLRWQDEQTRRCGRQVWIYPELKHPTYFRKQGLALEERIAKVLHKHGKDRRNAPVIIQSFEPTSIQRLNKLVDNPLVVLLSGATSRPWDFVETGDPRTVADLIKPAGLREIASYAQGIGCTLDLIIPKDADGNLTTPTTLVADAHKVGLILHPWTLRNENPFLPANFRKGTDEDAYGNVFGAYQAYFATGIDGVFTDQPDTGVLAREDFVNG; from the coding sequence ATGGGAACCCAGGAGAACGAGCAGACGGCCGGAACCGGACGGCGGATGCTTCTCGGCGCGGCGGTGCTCGGGGCGGGCAGCGCGGTCCTCGGGCTGTCCGGCACGGCGCGGGCAGCGGAGACCCGGCACGGAGGCGGTGGCATGAAGAGCCTGCCCAAGCCGACGATCATCGGCCATCGCGGCGCCAGCGGCTACCGCCCCGAGCACACCCTCGGCTCCTACCAGCTGGCCCTCGACATGGGCGCCGACATCGTCGAGGCGGGCGACCTGGTGCCCACCAAGGACGGCCACCTGGTGTGCCGGCACGAGCCGGAGATCGGCGGCACCACGGACGTCGCGGACCACCCCGAGTTCGCCGACCGCAAGACGACGAAGGTCCTCGACGGCGTCTCCGTCACCGGCTGGTTCACCGAGGACTTCACGCTCGCCGAGCTGAAGACCCTGCGCGCGGTCGAGCGCATCCCGGCCAACCGCCCGCACAACACCCTCTACGACGGCCGCTGGGAGATCCCCACCTTCGAGGAGGTCCTGCGCTGGCAGGACGAGCAGACCCGCAGGTGCGGCAGGCAGGTCTGGATCTACCCCGAGCTCAAGCACCCCACCTACTTCCGCAAGCAGGGCCTCGCCCTGGAGGAGCGGATCGCCAAGGTGCTGCACAAGCACGGCAAGGACCGGCGCAACGCTCCGGTCATCATCCAGTCCTTCGAGCCGACCAGCATCCAGCGCCTGAACAAGCTGGTCGACAACCCGCTGGTGGTGCTGCTCTCCGGCGCGACCTCCCGCCCCTGGGACTTCGTCGAGACGGGTGACCCGCGCACCGTCGCCGACCTGATCAAGCCGGCCGGCCTGCGTGAGATCGCCTCCTACGCCCAGGGCATCGGCTGCACCCTGGACCTGATCATCCCGAAGGACGCGGACGGCAACCTCACCACGCCCACCACGCTGGTGGCCGACGCGCACAAGGTCGGCCTGATCCTGCACCCCTGGACGCTGCGCAACGAGAACCCCTTCCTCCCCGCGAACTTCCGCAAGGGCACCGACGAGGACGCCTACGGCAACGTCTTCGGCGCCTACCAGGCGTACTTCGCGACCGGGATCGACGGCGTCTTCACCGACCAGCCCGACACGGGCGTGCTGGCCCGCGAGGACTTCGTCAACGGCTGA
- a CDS encoding RNA polymerase sigma factor, whose product MTHDLVAALRPLLVAEAAAEAPASGAEPGDLEQAVWLRLLERLQSDGPPVDPQRWLRGAVRSEARRSRRTTRRERPYDSEPAADTDRHDPELLALAAARRHALREAVRRLPGRCPRLVAALLSPEDLTYREIAGELGISQGSLGPERSRCLGCLRRLLTPEVAARSARG is encoded by the coding sequence ATGACGCACGACCTGGTTGCCGCCCTGCGCCCGCTGCTCGTCGCGGAGGCCGCCGCCGAGGCCCCCGCCTCCGGAGCGGAGCCGGGCGACCTGGAACAGGCGGTCTGGCTGCGCCTCCTCGAACGCCTCCAGTCCGACGGCCCGCCCGTGGACCCACAGCGCTGGCTGCGCGGCGCCGTCCGCTCCGAGGCCCGCCGAAGCCGCCGTACGACGCGCCGCGAACGGCCGTACGACAGCGAGCCCGCCGCCGACACCGACCGCCACGACCCGGAACTCCTCGCCCTCGCCGCCGCCCGCCGGCACGCCCTGCGCGAAGCGGTGCGCCGCCTGCCCGGGCGCTGCCCGCGTCTCGTGGCGGCCCTGCTCTCCCCGGAGGACCTGACATACCGGGAAATCGCGGGGGAGTTGGGTATCTCACAGGGCAGTCTCGGCCCGGAACGTTCCAGATGCCTGGGATGTCTGCGCCGATTGCTCACACCGGAGGTTGCGGCACGCAGTGCGCGGGGATAG
- a CDS encoding GNAT family N-acetyltransferase: MGMSVTISAATEQDAEQIFRLQYLCFQSEAALYGNYRIDPLVQTLDSVRAEVAADCVFVARLGEEVVGSVRGSITDDGSAAIGKLCVHPRLQGHGIGARLLRAAESALTEQRGATRFRLEAGHRSEGNLRLYRKVGYEAVGTSKGADGVPMVVLEKTAGTYATTA, from the coding sequence ATGGGCATGAGCGTGACCATCTCGGCGGCGACCGAGCAGGACGCGGAGCAGATCTTCAGGCTTCAGTACCTGTGCTTCCAGAGCGAAGCGGCGCTGTACGGCAATTACCGCATCGACCCGCTGGTCCAAACCCTGGACTCGGTCCGCGCGGAGGTCGCCGCGGACTGCGTCTTCGTGGCCCGGCTGGGCGAGGAGGTGGTCGGCTCCGTGCGCGGCAGCATCACCGACGACGGCTCGGCCGCCATCGGCAAGCTCTGCGTCCACCCCCGCCTCCAGGGCCACGGCATCGGCGCCCGCCTCCTGCGCGCCGCCGAGTCGGCCCTCACCGAACAGCGCGGCGCCACCAGGTTCCGCCTGGAGGCGGGCCACCGCAGCGAGGGCAACCTGCGCCTCTACCGCAAGGTGGGCTACGAGGCGGTGGGCACGTCGAAGGGCGCGGACGGGGTGCCGATGGTCGTCCTGGAGAAGACGGCGGGGACGTACGCCACTACGGCGTGA
- a CDS encoding HAD family hydrolase, with the protein MKIRAQALLFDNDGTLVSSLDSVDRCWARWAEEYGITEEYARVELHGRPAVDIVAELLPADVVPEALARIETLEVEDVPNGGVHLLPGTKAFLDPLPADRWAVVTSATRRLAEARLDAVGILPKTMVTADDITRGKPDPEPYLLAARELGVDPAHCVVFEDAPAGLTAGRAAGMTTVALTTTHQARELDADLVVKDLSALSALVMDGGVEISVRD; encoded by the coding sequence ATGAAGATCCGTGCACAAGCCCTCCTGTTCGACAACGACGGCACCCTCGTCTCCTCCCTCGACTCCGTGGACCGCTGCTGGGCGCGCTGGGCCGAGGAGTACGGCATCACGGAGGAGTACGCCAGGGTCGAGCTGCACGGTCGCCCGGCCGTCGACATAGTCGCCGAGCTGCTGCCCGCCGACGTCGTGCCGGAGGCCCTCGCCCGGATCGAGACCCTGGAGGTCGAGGACGTACCCAACGGCGGCGTGCACCTGCTGCCCGGCACCAAGGCGTTCCTCGACCCGCTGCCCGCCGACCGCTGGGCCGTCGTCACCTCGGCCACCCGCCGCCTCGCCGAGGCCCGGCTCGACGCCGTCGGCATCCTCCCCAAGACGATGGTCACCGCCGACGACATCACCCGCGGCAAGCCCGACCCCGAGCCCTACCTCCTCGCCGCCCGCGAACTCGGCGTCGACCCGGCCCACTGTGTGGTCTTCGAGGACGCCCCCGCCGGTCTCACGGCCGGCCGTGCCGCCGGAATGACCACCGTGGCGTTGACCACAACCCACCAGGCCCGCGAGCTGGACGCCGACCTCGTCGTCAAGGACCTGTCGGCCCTGTCCGCGCTGGTCATGGACGGGGGCGTGGAGATCTCCGTCCGCGACTGA
- a CDS encoding methionine ABC transporter ATP-binding protein — protein MITTSGLTKIYRSRGRQVTALDGVDLHVREGEVYGVIGQSGAGKSSLIRCVNLLERPTSGTVTVAGQDLTALAGRGPRAGKELRRARSRIGMVFQHFNLLSSRTVQDNVELPLEILGKSGKERSGKALELLDLVGLADKAKAYPAQLSGGQKQRVGIARALAGDPKVLLSDEATSALDPETTRSILQLLRDLNRQLGLTVLLITHEMDVVKSICDSAALMEQGRIVESGTVSELLATPGSQLASALFPVSGETSGADRTVVDVTFHGETATQPVVSQLSRTYNIDISILGAAIDTVGGLQVGRMRIELPGRYEDNVVPIGFLREQGLQIDVLGQEPVLLKEGARL, from the coding sequence GTGATCACCACATCGGGCCTGACCAAGATCTACCGCTCACGCGGCCGCCAGGTCACCGCCCTCGACGGCGTCGATCTGCACGTCCGCGAAGGCGAGGTGTACGGCGTCATCGGCCAGTCCGGCGCCGGCAAGTCCTCGCTCATCCGCTGCGTCAACCTGCTGGAGCGCCCCACCTCCGGGACGGTCACCGTCGCCGGACAGGACCTCACCGCCCTGGCCGGCCGCGGACCCCGGGCCGGCAAGGAGCTGCGCCGGGCGCGCAGCCGTATCGGCATGGTCTTCCAGCACTTCAACCTGCTGTCCTCCCGCACGGTCCAGGACAACGTCGAGCTCCCGCTGGAGATCCTCGGCAAGTCGGGCAAGGAGCGGTCGGGCAAGGCGCTCGAACTGCTCGACCTCGTCGGACTCGCCGACAAGGCCAAGGCCTACCCCGCCCAGCTCTCCGGCGGCCAGAAGCAGCGCGTCGGCATCGCCCGCGCGCTGGCCGGCGACCCCAAGGTGCTGCTCTCCGACGAGGCCACCAGCGCCCTCGACCCGGAGACCACCCGCTCCATCCTCCAACTGCTGCGCGACCTCAACCGGCAGCTCGGCCTGACCGTCCTGCTCATCACCCACGAGATGGACGTCGTGAAGTCGATCTGCGACTCGGCCGCGCTCATGGAGCAGGGCCGCATCGTCGAGTCCGGCACGGTCAGCGAACTGCTCGCGACCCCCGGCTCCCAACTGGCCTCCGCGCTCTTCCCCGTGAGCGGCGAGACCTCCGGCGCCGACCGCACCGTCGTCGACGTCACCTTCCACGGCGAGACCGCCACCCAGCCGGTCGTCTCCCAGCTCTCGCGCACCTACAACATCGACATATCGATCCTCGGTGCCGCCATCGACACCGTCGGCGGCCTCCAGGTCGGCCGCATGCGCATCGAACTGCCCGGCCGCTACGAGGACAACGTCGTGCCGATCGGCTTCCTGCGCGAACAGGGCCTGCAGATCGACGTACTGGGCCAGGAGCCCGTTCTGCTGAAGGAAGGTGCCCGGCTGTGA
- a CDS encoding methionine ABC transporter permease — protein sequence MRPLLEQACWDTLYMVGWSTVIAVVGGLPLGILLVLTDKGGLLQNVLANKVIGQIVNVARSMPFIILMVALMSFTRWVTGTTIGREAAIVPLAIGAIPFFARLVETAVREVDAGLVEAVQSMGGNTWTVVRKVLVPESLPSLIAGTTTTIVALIGYSAMAGTVGAGGLGDIAIRYGYQRFDTELMWLTVAILAVVISLIQFAGDYAARSLHRRGGRSGPAPKLRLLKASTATGKTA from the coding sequence ATGCGGCCCCTGCTGGAGCAGGCGTGTTGGGACACCCTCTACATGGTCGGATGGTCCACCGTCATCGCCGTCGTCGGCGGTCTCCCGCTCGGTATCCTCCTCGTCCTCACCGACAAGGGCGGCCTGCTCCAGAACGTCCTCGCCAACAAGGTCATCGGGCAGATCGTGAACGTCGCCCGGTCGATGCCGTTCATCATCCTGATGGTCGCGCTGATGAGCTTCACGCGCTGGGTCACCGGCACGACCATCGGCCGTGAGGCCGCCATCGTGCCGCTCGCCATCGGCGCGATCCCGTTCTTCGCCCGCCTCGTCGAGACGGCTGTCCGCGAAGTGGACGCCGGGCTCGTCGAGGCCGTGCAGTCGATGGGCGGCAACACCTGGACCGTCGTGCGCAAGGTCCTCGTACCCGAGTCGCTGCCGTCCCTCATCGCCGGCACCACGACCACGATCGTCGCCCTCATCGGCTACTCGGCCATGGCCGGCACGGTCGGCGCCGGCGGCCTCGGCGACATCGCCATCCGCTACGGCTACCAGCGCTTCGACACCGAGCTGATGTGGCTCACCGTCGCGATCCTCGCCGTCGTCATCTCCCTCATCCAGTTCGCCGGCGACTACGCGGCCCGCTCCCTGCACCGCCGCGGCGGACGCTCGGGCCCGGCGCCGAAGCTGCGACTGCTGAAGGCGTCGACGGCCACCGGCAAGACCGCCTAG
- a CDS encoding MetQ/NlpA family ABC transporter substrate-binding protein, translated as MRNTAKITTAALAVGALTLGLTACGADQDSGSSGASAPLTVAATPTPQGEILTYIKDELAKKAGLDLEVKEFTDYVTPNTAVQQGEVDANYFQHQPYLDDFNKKNGTDIVAVPNATVHLEPLGVYSQGVKKLTDLAKGATVALPNDTTNEARALKLLESNGVIELKAGVGYDATPKDIASNPKNLQFKELEAAQLPRSLGDVDAAVINGNYALEADLSPAENAIAAESPKDNPYGNFLAVKKGDEDDPRVQKLAGLLTSPEVKKFIEDTYDGAVVAAF; from the coding sequence GTGCGTAACACCGCCAAGATCACCACTGCCGCCCTCGCCGTCGGAGCCCTCACCCTCGGGCTCACCGCGTGCGGCGCGGACCAGGACTCCGGCTCCTCCGGCGCGAGCGCCCCGCTGACGGTCGCCGCGACGCCCACCCCGCAGGGCGAGATCCTCACCTACATCAAGGACGAGCTCGCGAAGAAGGCCGGCCTCGACCTCGAGGTCAAGGAGTTCACCGACTACGTGACGCCGAACACGGCCGTCCAGCAGGGTGAGGTCGACGCCAACTACTTCCAGCACCAGCCCTACCTGGACGACTTCAACAAGAAGAACGGCACCGACATCGTCGCCGTGCCGAACGCCACCGTGCACCTGGAGCCGCTCGGCGTGTACTCCCAGGGCGTCAAGAAGCTCACGGACCTGGCCAAGGGCGCCACGGTCGCCCTGCCGAACGACACCACCAACGAGGCCCGCGCGCTGAAGCTGCTCGAATCCAACGGTGTGATCGAGCTCAAGGCGGGCGTCGGCTACGACGCGACCCCCAAGGACATCGCCTCCAACCCCAAGAACCTCCAGTTCAAGGAGCTTGAGGCGGCCCAGCTGCCGCGCTCCCTCGGCGACGTCGACGCCGCCGTCATCAACGGCAACTACGCCCTGGAGGCCGACCTCAGCCCCGCGGAGAACGCCATCGCCGCCGAGTCGCCCAAGGACAACCCGTACGGCAACTTCCTCGCCGTGAAGAAGGGCGACGAGGACGACCCGCGCGTCCAGAAGCTCGCCGGGCTGCTGACCTCGCCCGAGGTGAAGAAGTTCATCGAGGACACGTACGACGGCGCGGTCGTCGCGGCGTTCTGA
- a CDS encoding GNAT family N-acetyltransferase — protein MTSTFPNISISTERLVLRPLDEDDVPALAEMMNDEQVGAWTDVPQPFTEDGARTWITEYAPTERQAGRGLDLAVTEFLTQRLVGVVQLAKTNWHVRSTELSYIVAPWARGEGYASEAALATAQWLFSDQKFERIELRTAADNTASQQVAQKIGCISEGVLRNACIAHVRTEDGTWTDLRTDFIVWSLLPEDLDGAGEQLADTGGFTSFGEWN, from the coding sequence ATGACTAGCACCTTCCCCAACATCTCCATCAGCACGGAGCGGTTGGTGCTGCGCCCCCTCGACGAGGACGACGTGCCCGCACTGGCCGAGATGATGAACGACGAGCAGGTCGGCGCCTGGACCGACGTCCCCCAGCCCTTCACCGAGGACGGCGCCCGCACCTGGATCACCGAGTACGCCCCCACCGAGCGGCAGGCGGGCCGCGGGCTCGACCTCGCCGTCACCGAGTTCCTCACCCAGCGCCTCGTCGGCGTCGTCCAGCTCGCCAAGACGAACTGGCACGTGCGGTCGACGGAGCTGTCGTACATCGTCGCCCCCTGGGCCCGCGGCGAGGGCTACGCCTCCGAGGCCGCCCTGGCCACCGCCCAATGGCTGTTCAGCGACCAGAAGTTCGAACGCATCGAGCTGCGCACGGCCGCCGACAACACCGCCTCGCAGCAGGTCGCCCAGAAGATCGGCTGTATCAGCGAGGGCGTCCTGCGCAACGCGTGCATAGCGCACGTCCGCACCGAGGACGGCACCTGGACCGACCTGCGCACCGACTTCATCGTCTGGAGCCTCCTCCCGGAGGACCTCGACGGCGCCGGGGAGCAACTCGCCGACACCGGCGGCTTCACCTCGTTCGGCGAATGGAACTGA
- the cbiE gene encoding precorrin-6y C5,15-methyltransferase (decarboxylating) subunit CbiE, whose product MADRVTVIGWDGSPLTAAARSALGAATLVAGAAHHLALAEVPPAAERIRLGSVALAARRIAAHRGSAVVLADGDPGFFGVVRTLRAPEFGLEVEVVPAVSSVAAAFARAGMPWDDAQVVVAHRRTLRRAVNVCRAHTKVAVLTSPGAGPAELGLLLEGVHRTFVICEELGTEREQVTVVTSDKAADHSWRDPNVVIVIGGSAGATGSGGWLAGRDPSAGPRGWTLPAEAYGGLMGESELEPLRAAQLARLGPRVGDLVWDIGCASGAFATEAARAGAAVIAVDRDPQACARTEANARAFGVQLQIVHGTAPHILENLPEPDVVRVGGGGAAVVSAVADRRPQRIVTHAATRDAAELIGRDLTSHGYDVECALLQSVELDTRAWTERERSVAFLLSAVLPDRGA is encoded by the coding sequence ATGGCCGACCGCGTCACGGTGATCGGCTGGGACGGCTCGCCGCTGACCGCCGCGGCGCGCTCCGCCCTCGGCGCCGCCACGCTCGTGGCCGGTGCCGCCCACCACCTGGCGCTGGCCGAGGTGCCGCCCGCCGCCGAACGCATCCGGCTCGGCAGCGTCGCCCTCGCCGCCCGCCGGATCGCCGCCCACCGGGGCAGCGCGGTCGTGCTCGCCGACGGCGACCCCGGTTTCTTCGGCGTCGTACGGACCCTGCGCGCACCCGAGTTCGGCCTGGAGGTCGAGGTCGTCCCCGCCGTCTCCTCGGTCGCCGCCGCCTTCGCCCGAGCGGGCATGCCCTGGGACGACGCACAGGTGGTCGTCGCACACCGCCGCACCCTGCGACGCGCGGTGAATGTGTGCCGGGCCCACACCAAGGTCGCCGTCCTCACCTCACCCGGCGCCGGCCCCGCCGAACTCGGCCTGCTGCTGGAGGGCGTCCACCGCACCTTCGTGATCTGCGAGGAGCTGGGCACCGAACGCGAGCAGGTCACCGTCGTCACCTCGGACAAGGCCGCCGACCACTCCTGGCGCGACCCGAACGTCGTCATCGTCATCGGCGGCTCCGCCGGCGCGACGGGGTCCGGCGGCTGGCTCGCCGGACGCGACCCGAGTGCCGGCCCGCGCGGCTGGACACTGCCCGCCGAGGCCTACGGCGGCCTCATGGGCGAGAGCGAACTGGAACCGCTGCGCGCCGCCCAACTCGCCCGGCTCGGCCCGCGCGTCGGCGACCTGGTGTGGGACATCGGCTGCGCCAGCGGCGCCTTCGCCACCGAGGCCGCCCGGGCCGGTGCCGCCGTCATCGCCGTCGACCGCGACCCGCAGGCCTGCGCCCGCACCGAGGCCAACGCGCGCGCCTTCGGCGTCCAGCTCCAGATCGTCCACGGCACCGCCCCGCACATCCTGGAGAACCTCCCCGAACCGGACGTCGTACGCGTCGGCGGCGGGGGAGCGGCCGTCGTCTCCGCCGTCGCCGACCGGCGCCCGCAGCGCATCGTCACGCACGCCGCGACCCGCGACGCCGCCGAACTCATCGGCCGCGACCTCACGTCGCACGGATACGACGTCGAGTGCGCCCTCCTGCAGTCCGTCGAACTCGACACGCGGGCCTGGACGGAGCGCGAGCGCAGTGTCGCGTTCCTGCTCAGCGCGGTACTGCCCGACCGCGGTGCGTGA